Within Ipomoea triloba cultivar NCNSP0323 chromosome 9, ASM357664v1, the genomic segment TTTGGGGccaattgtaaaaaataaaaataaaaataaaaataaaaaataaaaaatgtatatatactatacagcaGGCTACTGCAtgctatatagtatataaacatATGATGTATTATGGCCTATGGGGCCCCCAATTTGCAATGTTAGGGGCCCTGTGCAATGGCCCTGCTTGAATACACACCACTACAAggacaataattttttaaaatcgttaTCTTTAcgcgtttatttaaaaaaaaaaaaaaaagacaacggttttattcaACAATTAGACCACTCAGTTAACTATGTATATTAGGCACATAATTGAGAGTCATAAGGCACAAAATTTTATAGCTCAAGACAAAATATCTCAACATAACACatgtaaatattatatatatataccaatctTGAAATGTGATTTCACAAGGCGTACAAAAACtcataacataatacacaaacATAAGTATAAAcaatatcatttttgtttacTCAGGTATGGAATTCATGTTCGTAAGGcacaaaattatgtatttgaagACACATAAACTATTAACATATTGCACATAAACATAAATCTAAACAATATCATCATTTCTGTTTACTCAGGTacaaaattgaaattcataatgCAAAGAATTATATAGTTGAAGATACATAAACTCTTAACATAATACATATAAACATAAGTCTAAAcaatatcatttttgtttactcaggtgtagaattcatattcatagTGCACAGAATTATATAGCCGAAGACACACAAACTCATAATATAATAGTAATGCTCTgtatgtacttattttaaaatatgatctgcgatatatgttttatatgttAGGTTACATAGTGTCTAAGATTGCAAAAGCGGAAATTCTGTAACCCTAGTTAATTGAAATGGTcattaatattgaatttcatgCTAATGTGGAGAAATTATGTCATTAATGTTCAATTTCATGccatatgaattgaaattatcaattattttCAAGTTTCATAATGTTTCGAACTTCAAACAAATAAATGCTTGAAGATtcgccttttttttttgtttgaatgctATGAATGTGTTTGTAAGTCTTTGACAAGTAATTCGTTGACAAGAAATGCTTCTTCATTGTTGTGTTGATGTTGTTGCGAAGTTGTTTTTGTTGGGATTTTGCTTATGAATTACAAATGGAAGGAATGTAGTGTAGAAGAAGACGACTTTCcttttatatgtaattaaaaaaaattgtaacggGATTTGGCAAATGGAACAGTGTCTGTCTCGTCAAGTTCTACTTAATTAGTAGAATCAATGAAACGTCGTCGTAGTGGAGcagggtccacgatataaacaTTGTATAATCGATGGATGTgttatatttcaactaaaaataatacgAAGTATTACATAGATTTGAAATTAGTATGAACCTTTTTGTCCATTATGGAATGCAATTATAAAATATCTTTTATTTCAgttagaaatttaaatttataaaaagagTTCACATTTTAAGCGGCATCAGCAAATCCACCGTTTTGagcaaaaattaaatatataatttttctttggTAACATAGATTACATTGTTTCCTTATTAATCGTTGAATGGCAACAATCCAACGAATACGATATTGAATTCCATTCCTAATAATAAAGAATTGATGAATCATGCATTTACAACTCAGTAGCCAAGGAATTGAAAAAGAGTAAAATTGGCTTTTATTGTGAATAAAAAGCAAAGAAAAACCTCCTACAAGAAACAAAAGATGGGGGTGTTGAAGATGCTTAATGAGCTGAGCATCCTGTGCGGTGTTGAAGCAGGTGCAGTACTGTACAGCTCTTTTGAGCAACAGACCATTGCCACATTGAAGAACATGCCAGATTTCGCCCAAACTCGAGGAATGGTGGACCATGACAACTTCCTTGAAGAGAGGTTTCTGAAATTAGGCACTCAGCTTCTCAATCTGAAGAAAGTGAATAGATTGACGGAGATGGCTTTAGTGATGTATCAGATCTTACAAGGACATCAACTTAATATTTCTCTCAGTTCCGAAGACCTTAACGATTTGGGTTGGGCTATAACCGTATATCTGGAAGAAATTGATAACAAGGTCGAGACATCCTCAATCCCAGCATCAGCTCCAGAGCCCAGCAGCTCAACAAATCCTTAAAATCCTCATAAGCTccatctattatattatattcttgtagTCCATCCACACATCAGTTGCTTgtctttgtttttaaattttgatgctGTAGCTTGCATGCTTTAAATGTTCTATTTTATGTTATTCTgtttcattattaatataatattctggtttattattaatataacacAAGctgtttctttttttaattctaaaaatgaaaagatttgGGTCTAAATTTGAGCTGCGGAGAATCTTTATATAAAGTTCATagttcataaataaaaaatacaatagaGAGATAACAAGTAGTATATTAGAtgacacaattaataaaagaataatttgttggagCGTAAAAAATATTAAGTAGGCTAACAAGCTAAAGCAGGGctgttttttttctctctatagTCCTTAGAGTTTCTGCTCCCATGTTTCTAGCAATTTCGGAGGGGCATGGAAAAGATATATATCATTGCCGCATTAGGGTGGCCTTGGAAGTGGAAAAGCCCCTCAAGAGAAGAATGAAACTCACTAAAGAGGATGGATCTATTGTCTAGCTAGGTGACTTTTAAATATGTAGGTTAAACGTTCAACAATGTAGGTGTACTGGTGTTGACAATTTAAAGACTATTCCAGTTGTTTGACAAATGCTAAGTAGGTTCCTTTTGCATTTATCtaggtaaatatatatatggaattagTTGTATAGTatcttttacaaattttattaaggGGAAGATAATCAACCATAACTGCACACATCATTACATGGTAAATTACGGTGTACAGAGTTGTGTGAATCACGCTgcaaaatgatattgttgaattttatgagttagaatattGAACATTACGGGATAGTATAATgtcatttatattttcaataataacataGAATCAAAGATTAAATTTTGTTAGTAATTGCACATGTTTTcgtaaactatattatattattaatctctttctttttctttttctttttctttttttgaaacgAAGGAAGGGGAAAACACCCGCCAAGACGAAGCACAACTTAATTAATAGGAAAGAACACACCAGCATCACTTCAATCATTCACAAGATCCCCTAGAATAGGAACTGGAGGCCGTACAAACTCAATCCAGTCATAGTCGCGGTTGATCATATCGCTACCTTTGCTAAAGCATCAGCTACCACATTATTCTCCCTAGGGCAATAAGATGTGCACCATCcaattctctttcttttattataaatgttataacaatactttatatttaattatataagtttaGACCGTGCCTCGCATGAGAGTCTACATTTAAAGTTGTAGTTTTAAGTGGTTGAATTAGTAATTGTCGTCCTATAGGAATTACTAGGAAGGATTTTGAGTAGCAAGGGTtcaagcacaacatcatcaagtgtttgaatGCTAACCGAATTGATATATTTGAGTGCATGAGATAATGATAAAAAcaagtaattgaattgaaaaataaacaatgataaatatgaagatttaaatcaaatagcaatgcacaaatgcttctataATGTACTAAGGTTCTAGGCTAACAATGCTAAACAATGAAGTGAAGGAATTAAGTCAATgtcaatgccactctcgtggacattggctatcaccaaagttctaatcccattttcatagcaattagactaggTGAGGCATTTAGTTAAAcacattgtgtgcataatcccttccaacttccctttctcaagggcaagttaGAATTGTGAAAGTGTTGGTTATGGTGAATctctattctcataggtgaatctccaattccatacatctcttgcataatagggccctaatcaaacaagagtcaagtaattccctatttcagaatcacattcatactaaaagcaatgaaAAACCTAGAATAAGCAATTTAATTCATGCAAGCATTCATACAAGGCACTTCAATTTAAATCCTTGAAGTATTCTAACAactcataatgaaattataaactaaaACAATTGGAATACTAGGCAATGAAGTtaaatgcaaaagaaatttAAGAATTGAAAGAAGAAGTTGAACTCTTACTTGAATGAATAAATCATGTTTGAATATGAAATTGTAGTGAAATTGATAATTACAATGGATAGTTCTTCTCTAAATCTTCTTCAAATCTAATGGAATTACAATAGATAGATAATCTAAAGTATTTGTGGAGAGAAACCCTAAGGAAGACTTagaaaatttgaaagattgatttaaaataaagcCTAATCCTATTTATACTATGGAATTTGCgccaaaaaaaaagtaccaCCAGGATGCCTGGTCACGATggaggtcacggcgtgaccttcATCGTGACCAGACTTAAGCCTCGCGGATTCCAGGCTGTCACGCTACACGTCACGGCGTGCCGTAACGTGCAGCGTGACGCCTTGAATCCGCAAAGTGGACTGCAGGTCACCATGGAGGTCACGACGTGACCTTCATCGTGACCACACATGCCACTTTCAGATGGTGGCGGGTCATGCTGcgggtcacggcgtgacctgcAGCGTGACACAGACCATCTGAAAGCTAACCACGGTGTCACGCTgcaggtcacggcgtgaccaCCAGCGTGACACCCTCCCGGTGGCGTTTTCTGGCTTCTCCTTTGCTCGAATTCTCCGTTGAACTTTGCTATGGTTTTGACCATTCATTCTTGACCCATTTTTGCCTTGGAATATTCATCCCGATTCGTCTTCATTTTACGCTTCCTCATGCCTAGGTCCCGGTTTCCAATGATTGAGCCGTAAATACCTGAAATACACTTCTTTCTtgcacaaacacataatattcacttagaaattagtacaattaaagcatatttatatgttaattaacggcttatcatacatatatattaaaacaaaagtgtcattttcccactcattttagacaaaaaaaaaaatttatttgaaatttgaaatcaatcaacataatattacaataattaacaaaattatattatatttaagtgAATACCTTAAATTCagtacacgtatatatatatatatatatatatatatatatatatatatatatatatatatataNTTGAAATCaatcaacataatattacaataattaacaaaattatattatatttaagtgAATACCTTAAATTcagtacacatatatatatatatatatatatatatatatatatatatatatatatatataaatatagagagagagagagagagagagagagagagagttaggatcatatgagatcacttgtttaggtaagatcgtgatatcagatcttgtgcatccatttaataatttaatggaatagattgatttaagatgctaagttgaattgtgtgcgaacggtaataaaatgtgtgcgaatgatgattaagtgtgtgcggacggtgattaaatgtgtccgaacggtgattgatgtacaagatttgatctc encodes:
- the LOC116029743 gene encoding MADS-box transcription factor PHERES 2-like, which codes for MGVLKMLNELSILCGVEAGAVLYSSFEQQTIATLKNMPDFAQTRGMVDHDNFLEERFLKLGTQLLNLKKVNRLTEMALVMYQILQGHQLNISLSSEDLNDLGWAITVYLEEIDNKVETSSIPASAPEPSSSTNP